One Brassica napus cultivar Da-Ae chromosome C2, Da-Ae, whole genome shotgun sequence DNA window includes the following coding sequences:
- the LOC106418590 gene encoding kunitz trypsin inhibitor 2-like produces the protein MMSSFPLVSFLITLMLAAAVCTHGENRVNDTDGNPLRTTAQYLILPLSPRSNGGGLLPVPVKLQPLCPLGISQSSVKALPGLPVSFSYPYAIMDTYVNEMEAINIEFKSDAWPGCEEFSKYWEVDESSSASEEPAILVGGKKHERKEPFYGGIAYKLTTLTGTIGTVPGPWENAPQLVLTNDTAKTFLVKFHKVHGDTTATTSTSRQEKLGLRMFPF, from the coding sequence ATGATGTCATCATTCCCATTGGTCTCCTTTCTCATCACTCTCATGTTGGCTGCAGCTGTATGCACCCACGGGGAAAATCGCGTGAATGACACCGACGGAAATCCACTTCGAACGACTGCACAATACTTGATCCTACCACTCTCCCCGAGGAGTAACGGAGGTGGTCTTCTCCCAGTCCCCGTTAAACTACAGCCCCTTTGTCCACTTGGCATCAGCCAATCCTCGGTTAAGGCCTTACCAGGCCTACCGGTTAGCTTCTCATATCCATACGCGATCATGGACACATATGTTAACGAAATGGAAGCTATAAACATCGAGTTCAAGTCAGACGCATGGCCGGGCTGCGAGGAGTTTTCCAAGTACTGGGAAGTCGATGAATCCTCATCGGCTTCAGAGGAGCCTGCGATTCTCGTCGGTGGTAAGAAGCACGAACGAAAAGAACCTTTTTACGGAGGAATTGCTTACAAGTTGACCACCTTAACCGGAACCATTGGAACCGTCCCCGGGCCTTGGGAAAATGCACCACAACTAGTTCTCACCAATGATACTGCGAAGACCTTCCTCGTCAAATTCCACAAGGTTCATGGTGATACCACGGCTACTACTTCTACTTCACGTCAGGAGAAGTTAGGTCTAAGGATGTTCCCATTCTAA
- the LOC106418587 gene encoding kinesin-like protein KIN-14Q, which yields MVKGENLLTGECTKSKLWLVDLAGSERVAKTEVQGERLKETQSINKSLSALGDVIYALANKSSHIPFRNSKLTHLLQDSLGGDSKTLMFVQISPNEKDNSETLCSLNFASRVRGIELGPAKKQLDNTELLKYKQMVEKWKQDMKVKDEQMRKMEETMFGLEAKVKERDIKNKTLQEKVKELELQLLVERKLARQHVDTKIAEYQTKQQNGDENIPSKRPPLATIPLGSNKSSNETSTSKEMVNLNRPPLSESTTTSNDLPPLPNGCVKYNDLMEKENNNPEMAERLQISKSTGRFSVCPKRILPPPAPRRSTLAPMPYFPITSTSPSRPHEKSGTSQVLRISPKLRKSNGKMLSSILRRSMQKRMHMKPYQRQQPLRRVGINVGMEKVRLSIGSRGRLAHRVLLTNARKAGLKETPLKQIQKEKERWI from the exons ATGGTAAAAGGGGAGAATTTGTTGACTGGAGAATGCACAAAAAGCAAACTATGGTTAGTTGATTTAGCAGGAAGCGAACGGGTTGCAAAGACAGAAGTGCAAGGAGAACGGCTCaaggagactcaaagcatcAACAAATCATTATCTGCTCTTGGTGATGTCATATATGCTCTTGCCAATAAAAGCTCTCACATTCCTTTCAG AAATTCAAAGCTCACCCACTTACTTCAGGATTCTCTAG GAGGAGATTCGAAGACCCTCATGTTTGTACAAATCAGTCCTAACGAGAAAGACAACAGCGAAACGCTATGCTCACTGAATTTTGCTAGTAGAGTTAGAGGGATAGAGCTGGGGCCTGCAAAGAAGCAGCTAGACAATACTGAACTCTTGAAATACAAGCAAATG GTTGAGAAATGGAAGCAAGATATGAAAGTAAAAGACGAACAGATGAGGAAAATGGAGGAAACGATGTTCGGTTTAGAAGCGAAGGTCAAGGAACGAGACATTAAGAACAAAACTCTTCAAGAAAAG GTTAAAGAACTTGAATTGCAACTGCTAGTAGAGAGGAAGCTGGCTCGTCAACATGTAGACACCAAGATTGCTGAGTATCAGACGAAACAACAGAACGGAGATGAAAACATCCCATCAAAGAGGCCACCACTTGCAACCATACCGTTGGGAAGCAACAAGAGCTCAAATGAAACCTCAACTTCGAAAGAAATGGTGAATCTAAACCGACCGCCACTCTCAGAGAGCACCACCACCAGCAATGATCTACCGCCTTTACCTAACGGTTGCGTCAAGTACAACGACCTCATGGAGAAGGAGAACAACAATCCAGAAATGGCTGAGCGGTTGCAAATATCCAAGAGTACAGGGAGATTCTCCGTTTGTCCAAAGCGTATTCTACCACCTCCAGCTCCAAGAAGGAGCACTCTTGCCCCTATGCCATACTTTCCAATCACATCAACTTCGCCATCAAGGCCTCATGAAAAGAGCGGCACTAGCCAGGTGCTACGCATCAGCCCCAAGTTGCGTAAAAGCAACGGGAAGATGCTGAGCAGCATACTGAGACGGAGCATGCAAAAGAGAATGCATATGAAACCTTACCAGAGACAGCAGCCGTTGAGAAGAGTTGGCATTAATGTAGGAATGGAGAAAGTTAGGTTGTCTATAGGAAGCAGAGGAAGGTTAGCTCACAGAGTTTTGCTAACCAATGCTCGCAAGGCAGGTCTAAAGGAAACACCACTGAAACAGATAcagaaggagaaagagagatggATCTGA